The sequence TGACCCGCCCCGCCCTGCAGCAGACGATGAAAGCGGGTGCGGCTCGCAATGCCGTCGACTGCGCTCTCTGGGATATCGAATCGAAGCAAAGCCGCAAATCCGTCGCCGCGCTTGCCGGCGTCGCCGACCCCGCACCCTTGACGACAGCCTACACCATCTCGCTTGCCGAGCCTGAGGAAATGATGGCGCAGGCAGCGAAGTTTGCCCACCGGGCACTCCTGAAGGTAAAGGTCGGCACGGCGGACGATGCGTCGCGTATCCGCGCGGTCCGGACCGGCGCGCGGGATAGCAAGATCATCCTCGATGCCAATGAAGGTTGGACGGAGGACAATCTCGCCGCCCATTTCGCCATCTGTGCCGAGAACGGCATTGCGCTCGTTGAACAGCCTCTGCCGGCGGGCCGGGATGAAGCACTTGCCGCCATTGCCCGTCCGGTGCCTGTCTGCGCAGATGAGAGCGTGCATGCCACCGAAGACTTGAAAGGCCTTCTCGGGCGGTACGATGCGGTCAACATCAAGCTCGACAAGACCGGCGGTCTGACCGAGGCGCTCCGGATGCGTCGCGCGGCCGAAGCCCTTGGGCTCAAGATCATGGTCGGCTGCATGGTCGGCAGTTCGCTTGCCATGGCGCCGGCGGTTCTGGTGGCCCAGGGCGCCGATTTCGTCGATCTCGATGGACCGCTGCTGCTTGTGGAAGACCGCAGTCCCGGCTTGCGCTACGAAGCCTCCCTTGTCTTTCCGCCCGATGCCAGCCTCTGGGGCTGAAGAAACCAGCCGGCGAAGGCAAAACAGCAGCCGCCGAACGCGACGACCGACATCGAATAGAAGCCGGCAACCCCGTACCAGGCGTAGAAATAGCCGGAAAGAAAGGTGAATATCGCCGTGAAGATGCCTGTATAGAAGAAGTAGAGCCCCTGCGCAGAGGCCTCCTGCTCCTCGGCGACCCGCTCCACCAGCTTGTGCTGCATGCCGGTATGCATGATCGCGTAGGTGAAGGCATGGAAGCACTGCAGAACGAAATAGCCGGGAAAGCCTAGGTCCATCGGAAAGATCAGCCAGCGCACGACTGCCAGCAGACAGCCGGAGAAGATCATCGCCCAAACGCTGAAGCGCCGGATGATCGCCTTGGCGAGGAAGAACATCAGCACTTCCGCCGCGACACCGGCACTCCAGAGAATGCCAATCTGGGTGCCACTGTAGCCGATATGCTGCCAATAGATCGCCGAGAAAGCAAAAAGCATGGCATGGCTGCTGTTGACGAGGGTAACGCCGATCAAAAGCAGCTGCAGATCGGTTTGGCGCAAGGATTGCGGCGGCGGTTCAGTCAGCGCCGTGATCGGCGACGGGCGGCGGGGCCGGCCGATCCGCGGCGCCGCGAAAGCCATCAGGACGGTGAGCCCGAAGCCGACGGCCATCGCCGGCAAGACCATTGCCCCGCCGAACAGACCCATCATCCAGCCGCCGAGCATGGTGGCACCGATGAAGGCGATCGATCCCCAGACCCGCATATGCGCGTAATCGAATCCCCAACGCCTGACGCCCGAAAGCGCGATCGCCTCTACGATCGGCAAATAGGGCGAATAGACTGCCGATTGCAGCGCATAGATCACCAGCACCGGCCAGAAGTTCTGCGCGAAGAAGAGAATGAGAGCCGTGGCCAGAGACAAGATCCCGGACCAGATCAGGACGATGGTGCGCTCACCCAGCCTGTCCGCCAGCAGGCCCGCCAGGGGCGCGGTGATCACGCGAACGAACATGGGAAGGGCAAGCACCACGCCGATCTCGAAATCGGTCATTGAAAGCGTGCTGAGCCAGACCGGAAAATAGGGCATCGCGAAACCGTTGACGATCAACGGTGCGCAGAAGAGCAGCGCGATGCGGAGCGCAAAATGACGCGGCGGAGGCCCCACGACAATGGGGAGCGCAGATGAGGGAATCATGGGAAGACCTGATGGCTATCCGCAACCTCTAGCACAGCCGAGCGGCCGCTCGCCATAAGCTAGTTTTCGCCACATGCAGGCAGCGCCGACGAATGGAGAGGCTTTCCGTGGCCTCTCCCTCCCGATTGTCAGGCCGCCTGCTGTGCGAGAACCTGCGCCAGCATTTTCTCGGCTTCGCCCGAACTTTCCGTGACAGTCGCGTCGCCGCGCATTCTATGCCAGGTGATAAGCTCCATCGTCCCGTCGTGATGCTCGCCGATCGCCGTGCAGCTTTCGACCCAGTCGCCGGTGTTGATGTAGCGGATTTCGTCGATATCCTCGATCACGGCATGATGAATGTGGCCGCAGATCACGCCCTGCGCGTCGTGGCGGCGAGCCTCCTCGGCTACGACCTTCTGGAACTCGCCGATGAAATTCACAGCATGCTTGACCTGAAGCTTCGCCCACGACGAGAACGACCAGTAGGGCATGCCTAGCCGCCGGCGTATCGCCGCAAGACCTATGTTGATTGCGATGGCCGTGT is a genomic window of Sinorhizobium numidicum containing:
- the dgcA gene encoding N-acetyl-D-Glu racemase DgcA is translated as MPISLTVAVEHFPIAGTFTISRGSKTTASVVTCRISDGAASGRGECVPYARYGESIESVLAEIEAIRSLIEDGMTRPALQQTMKAGAARNAVDCALWDIESKQSRKSVAALAGVADPAPLTTAYTISLAEPEEMMAQAAKFAHRALLKVKVGTADDASRIRAVRTGARDSKIILDANEGWTEDNLAAHFAICAENGIALVEQPLPAGRDEALAAIARPVPVCADESVHATEDLKGLLGRYDAVNIKLDKTGGLTEALRMRRAAEALGLKIMVGCMVGSSLAMAPAVLVAQGADFVDLDGPLLLVEDRSPGLRYEASLVFPPDASLWG
- a CDS encoding MFS transporter yields the protein MIPSSALPIVVGPPPRHFALRIALLFCAPLIVNGFAMPYFPVWLSTLSMTDFEIGVVLALPMFVRVITAPLAGLLADRLGERTIVLIWSGILSLATALILFFAQNFWPVLVIYALQSAVYSPYLPIVEAIALSGVRRWGFDYAHMRVWGSIAFIGATMLGGWMMGLFGGAMVLPAMAVGFGLTVLMAFAAPRIGRPRRPSPITALTEPPPQSLRQTDLQLLLIGVTLVNSSHAMLFAFSAIYWQHIGYSGTQIGILWSAGVAAEVLMFFLAKAIIRRFSVWAMIFSGCLLAVVRWLIFPMDLGFPGYFVLQCFHAFTYAIMHTGMQHKLVERVAEEQEASAQGLYFFYTGIFTAIFTFLSGYFYAWYGVAGFYSMSVVAFGGCCFAFAGWFLQPQRLASGGKTREAS